A stretch of Campylobacter volucris DNA encodes these proteins:
- a CDS encoding fibronectin type III domain-containing protein: MKKFHLVILSVALAFSACSTVSSPKIAQINEGLPKISNIKSISDITSIAFEWEPLYDQNIAGFYLYRASSVGAPMELIAKIDNKFQTHYTDTNLEPNTKYYYSMKTYNELGQVSPDGMSIEAYTTRVIDPVPFAQAIVGLPNRVKIVWRPHPDLRVNSYIVERANMKDMKFKELAKVKNRLSAEYIDDSLKSDESFQYRIIALTYDGIKSPPSKIVESTTKALPPMVANLKASKDAPKKIILTWDKIDYADFAYYKIYSGSNTLLPLSVVAKTAENTYEDVINGVSEKRYYKVSMVDKDGLESPLMSEPIEGITLGAPLAPNIVLCAVEDDGIKVEWIDNDDRAREYIVKRTGGGSSAVFKEIKSKQLKDITALPGKVYSYEVIAIDANGIESKPSNKFTAAK, encoded by the coding sequence ATGAAAAAATTTCACTTAGTTATCTTAAGCGTAGCTTTGGCTTTTAGCGCTTGTAGCACCGTTAGTTCACCAAAAATAGCTCAAATTAACGAAGGTTTGCCAAAGATATCTAATATCAAAAGTATTTCAGATATTACCAGTATAGCCTTTGAATGGGAGCCTTTATATGATCAAAATATAGCAGGTTTTTATCTATATAGAGCAAGTTCAGTTGGTGCTCCAATGGAGCTTATAGCAAAAATAGATAATAAATTTCAAACCCATTATACAGATACTAATTTAGAGCCAAATACAAAATATTATTATTCCATGAAAACTTATAATGAACTTGGTCAAGTTTCACCAGATGGAATGAGTATAGAAGCTTATACAACTAGAGTAATTGATCCAGTTCCTTTTGCTCAAGCTATAGTGGGTTTGCCAAATCGTGTAAAGATAGTATGGAGACCACATCCTGATCTTAGGGTAAATTCATATATTGTTGAACGAGCCAATATGAAAGATATGAAATTTAAAGAACTTGCTAAGGTTAAAAATCGTCTAAGTGCCGAGTATATCGATGATTCTTTAAAATCAGATGAAAGCTTTCAATATAGAATCATAGCACTAACTTATGATGGTATAAAAAGTCCGCCAAGTAAAATAGTAGAATCTACCACAAAAGCTTTGCCTCCTATGGTTGCAAATTTAAAAGCTAGTAAAGATGCACCTAAAAAAATCATTTTAACTTGGGATAAAATTGATTATGCAGATTTTGCTTATTATAAAATTTATTCAGGTTCTAATACTTTATTGCCTTTAAGTGTTGTGGCAAAAACTGCTGAAAATACCTATGAAGATGTAATCAATGGTGTAAGCGAAAAAAGATATTATAAGGTAAGCATGGTAGATAAAGATGGTTTAGAAAGTCCATTGATGAGTGAACCTATTGAGGGCATTACTTTAGGTGCACCTTTAGCTCCAAATATAGTTTTGTGTGCTGTTGAGGATGATGGCATTAAAGTAGAATGGATAGATAATGATGATAGAGCGCGAGAATATATAGTAAAAAGAACAGGTGGTGGAAGTAGTGCAGTATTTAAGGAGATTAAATCTAAGCAATTAAAAGATATCACAGCTTTACCAGGAAAAGTTTATAGCTATGAGGTTATAGCAATTGATGCTAATGGTATAGAGTCAAAACCATCAAATAAATTTACAGCAGCTAAATAA
- a CDS encoding RluA family pseudouridine synthase encodes MLKFSSLFEERLDILLSKVLNQSRSQISKMIKDNLVSINNKKIDKNSYKVKCKDEIYINFPQIKTIHQQYIPKFDIEILYEDDDVLILNKGPNIVVHGASSVKEATLVDWLLLRGYALSNLNGEHRAGLVHRLDKGTSGAIIIAKNNQAHQFLAQQLLDKSMGRIYLALCDLPLKEDKMCNEKAIIRCPNNRLKKITTKDILNSHAKSAKTEFLNLLNSSKCALIGAKLYTGRTHQIRVHLADFNRYILGDDLYGYKGKIKYNRVMLHAYLIYFIHPRTKELLFVNAPMFDDFKQILKENFTQGEIDEKISLSYLKRSFGF; translated from the coding sequence ATGCTTAAATTTTCATCACTTTTTGAAGAAAGACTTGACATTTTATTATCCAAAGTGCTAAATCAAAGTCGCTCACAAATTTCAAAAATGATTAAAGATAATTTAGTAAGTATAAATAACAAAAAAATTGATAAAAACTCTTATAAAGTTAAATGTAAAGATGAAATTTATATCAATTTTCCTCAAATTAAAACAATACACCAACAATACATTCCTAAATTTGATATAGAAATTTTATATGAAGATGATGATGTGTTGATATTAAATAAAGGACCAAATATCGTAGTTCATGGCGCAAGTAGTGTGAAAGAAGCTACTTTGGTTGATTGGCTTTTATTAAGAGGATATGCGTTATCAAATTTAAATGGAGAGCATAGAGCAGGGCTTGTGCATAGATTAGATAAAGGCACAAGTGGTGCAATCATAATAGCTAAAAATAATCAAGCCCATCAATTTTTAGCTCAGCAGCTTTTAGACAAAAGCATGGGAAGAATTTATCTTGCTTTGTGTGATTTACCATTAAAAGAAGATAAAATGTGCAATGAAAAAGCTATCATTAGATGTCCTAATAATAGATTAAAAAAAATTACAACAAAAGATATTTTAAATTCTCACGCAAAAAGTGCAAAGACTGAATTTTTAAATTTATTAAATTCTAGCAAATGTGCTTTAATTGGAGCGAAGTTATATACAGGTAGAACCCATCAAATTAGAGTGCATTTGGCTGATTTTAATCGTTATATTTTAGGAGATGATTTATATGGATATAAAGGAAAAATAAAGTATAATAGAGTAATGCTTCATGCATATTTGATATATTTTATACATCCAAGAACAAAAGAGCTTTTGTTTGTAAATGCTCCGATGTTTGATGATTTTAAGCAGATATTGAAAGAAAATTTTACTCAAGGAGAGATTGATGAAAAAATTTCACTTAGTTATCTTAAGCGTAGCTTTGGCTTTTAG
- a CDS encoding DNA-directed RNA polymerase subunit omega — protein sequence MRVEQIAAQALKKMKDDRYKLALVVAKRAEELANGAEALVNLDKNKYKYTDIALYEIAEDKIALEGFIETSK from the coding sequence ATGAGAGTAGAACAAATAGCTGCACAAGCACTTAAAAAAATGAAAGATGATAGATATAAATTAGCGTTAGTTGTAGCAAAAAGAGCTGAAGAGCTAGCTAATGGTGCAGAAGCTTTAGTAAATTTAGATAAAAATAAATACAAATATACAGATATTGCTTTATATGAAATAGCTGAAGATAAAATTGCTTTAGAGGGTTTTATTGAAACTAGTAAATGA
- a CDS encoding ABC transporter permease translates to MKSLKNHLSLIFALMVMMFAFEFLIITNKTIEHYESLLNKDYNIILVSKTSLDQKSIQGQIEHFKSIEILDPNLMLDRLKNDISSKNLEVLKSTLPKFYTLKLSKLLSNDELDSLKNKLLQNSNIVKVETFAKTHTKIYKLLVLVKFLLWFFLFIIILLSFVLLLKQMKIWLFEHTQRVEIMCLFGAPFWFRSFMLYKIVLIDCFVAFLLLVVFFTQVYDLESIKLVLQGVDISLPKINIFSHLALIFIAMLAVCFLCVNFVMFKVRK, encoded by the coding sequence ATGAAATCGCTTAAAAATCATCTTTCTTTAATTTTTGCTTTAATGGTTATGATGTTTGCTTTTGAGTTTTTAATCATCACTAATAAAACTATAGAACATTATGAGAGCTTGTTAAATAAAGATTATAATATCATATTAGTTTCAAAGACATCTTTGGATCAAAAGTCCATACAAGGGCAAATTGAACATTTTAAATCTATAGAAATTTTAGACCCAAATTTAATGCTTGATAGGCTTAAAAATGATATTTCTTCAAAAAATTTAGAAGTTTTAAAATCAACTTTGCCTAAATTTTATACCTTAAAACTTAGTAAGTTACTATCTAATGATGAACTTGATTCTTTAAAAAATAAACTTTTACAAAATTCTAATATAGTCAAAGTAGAAACTTTTGCAAAAACTCATACAAAAATTTATAAATTACTTGTTTTGGTTAAATTTTTACTTTGGTTTTTCTTGTTTATTATTATTTTATTAAGCTTTGTGTTGTTGTTAAAACAAATGAAAATTTGGCTTTTTGAACATACTCAAAGAGTAGAGATTATGTGTTTATTTGGGGCTCCTTTTTGGTTTAGATCTTTTATGCTTTATAAGATAGTTTTGATTGATTGTTTTGTAGCATTTTTGCTTTTAGTTGTATTTTTTACTCAAGTGTATGATCTTGAGTCAATCAAGCTAGTTTTACAAGGAGTAGATATAAGTCTTCCTAAAATAAATATTTTTTCACACTTAGCTTTGATTTTTATAGCAATGCTTGCAGTGTGCTTTTTATGTGTTAATTTTGTGATGTTTAAGGTTAGAAAATGA
- the trmB gene encoding tRNA (guanosine(46)-N7)-methyltransferase TrmB — protein sequence MPNFKCKRLNDIQLPFEKDGVEFLWSAYGENVQLIFTRIEQEKFFLQIKQDKQKKEWLIKGEKHTKPSQIGYLQKALMVFKQSFTQDILNEAIALKHTRLVKKTSLIANSLKELLEQIYNKEKIYIEIGFGSGRHLLYQAKNNPDILVIGVEIYTPALEQVAKLALSQNITNILLIQTDARLLLSVLKSNLIDKIFLHFPVPWDKKPHRRVVGENFVNECARVLKKDGKFELRTDSFLYFDFTLNSFLQLPCLNALVKKNENLEISSKYEDRWKKQNKDIYDLIISGFDESKELSSFEKFAIEDMNFNQEELMQIERKFKNEVFKGQDYFLHLENIYKTKDGNIIKIAFGAFYKPEHIYIKLDLNGVEFIFGKPFKTKENLRAMEKLREILCFYKN from the coding sequence ATGCCAAATTTTAAATGTAAAAGATTAAATGATATTCAACTCCCTTTTGAAAAAGATGGAGTTGAATTTTTATGGTCTGCTTATGGTGAAAATGTGCAATTAATCTTTACACGCATTGAGCAAGAAAAATTTTTTCTACAAATTAAACAAGATAAACAAAAAAAAGAGTGGCTAATTAAAGGTGAAAAACATACTAAGCCTTCTCAGATTGGGTATTTGCAAAAAGCTTTGATGGTATTTAAACAAAGTTTTACCCAAGATATTTTAAATGAAGCAATTGCCTTAAAACATACAAGGTTAGTGAAAAAAACTTCTTTAATTGCTAATTCTTTAAAAGAATTGCTTGAGCAAATTTACAATAAAGAAAAAATTTATATAGAAATAGGCTTTGGAAGTGGTAGGCATTTGCTTTATCAAGCTAAAAATAATCCTGATATTTTGGTAATTGGGGTTGAAATTTATACTCCAGCGCTTGAGCAAGTTGCAAAATTAGCTTTAAGTCAAAATATCACAAATATATTATTGATTCAAACTGATGCTAGATTATTATTAAGTGTTTTAAAGTCTAATTTAATAGATAAAATTTTTCTTCATTTTCCAGTTCCTTGGGATAAAAAGCCACACAGAAGAGTTGTAGGAGAAAATTTTGTCAATGAATGTGCTAGGGTTTTGAAAAAAGATGGAAAATTCGAGCTTAGAACAGATAGTTTTTTGTATTTTGATTTTACTTTAAATTCGTTTTTGCAATTGCCTTGTTTAAATGCTCTTGTTAAAAAGAATGAAAATTTAGAAATTTCAAGTAAATACGAAGATCGTTGGAAAAAACAAAATAAAGATATATATGATTTAATTATTAGTGGATTTGACGAAAGTAAAGAGCTAAGTTCTTTTGAAAAATTTGCCATAGAAGATATGAATTTTAATCAAGAAGAACTAATGCAAATTGAGCGCAAATTTAAAAATGAAGTATTTAAAGGGCAAGATTATTTTTTACATCTTGAAAATATTTATAAAACCAAAGATGGAAATATCATTAAAATCGCATTTGGAGCGTTTTATAAGCCTGAGCATATTTATATAAAATTAGATTTAAATGGAGTAGAATTTATATTTGGAAAACCATTTAAAACAAAAGAAAATTTAAGAGCCATGGAAAAATTAAGAGAAATTTTATGTTTTTATAAAAATTAA
- a CDS encoding zinc metallopeptidase, M23 family, which translates to MKKCFLLFCIFISLGFSNEIAQKQKDIKENERIVKQLSKKLEDLASEILDNEKNLKKIASEINTLSNKTSKLESSVKIQIKALEQLNNQNKDLLKNKNTIESKLIDLIAKDFAYDLAIPQNYIESEDSIIALEVVSNLDKIFNEEFRKISKDYEDVTKKIEEKQNQISTINTNLKEYKKQIDELKNLRKKQEMEIAKQKTDKEIYTRKLSSLQEQQQELRKTLSQLKIIKEKEDEKKIAQKQEKNKPKDTSKQQAGTSFQTSSVKRYSGEKTIAPLESYSVKQKFGNYVDPIYNIKIYNENVVLKSTTPDAAVKNVLDGKVVFAKSTPTLKKVVIVENKDGIHTIYAHLDKIAPGVKVGRNIKKGYIIGRVESDLTFEVTQKNYHINPLEMIR; encoded by the coding sequence ATGAAAAAATGCTTTTTGCTTTTTTGTATTTTTATTTCTTTAGGGTTTTCCAATGAGATTGCGCAAAAGCAAAAAGATATCAAAGAAAATGAAAGGATTGTCAAACAACTTTCAAAAAAACTTGAAGATTTAGCAAGTGAGATTTTAGATAATGAAAAAAATCTAAAAAAAATTGCATCAGAGATTAATACTTTGAGCAATAAAACTTCAAAATTAGAAAGTTCTGTAAAAATTCAAATTAAAGCTTTAGAGCAATTAAACAATCAAAACAAAGATTTATTAAAAAATAAAAATACCATTGAGAGTAAATTGATTGATTTAATAGCTAAAGATTTTGCTTATGATTTGGCTATTCCACAAAATTATATAGAAAGTGAAGATAGCATTATAGCTTTAGAAGTAGTGAGTAATTTAGATAAAATTTTTAATGAAGAATTTCGAAAAATTTCTAAAGATTATGAAGATGTGACTAAAAAAATAGAAGAAAAACAAAATCAAATTTCTACTATTAATACCAATTTAAAAGAGTATAAAAAACAAATTGACGAGCTTAAAAATTTAAGAAAAAAACAAGAAATGGAAATTGCAAAGCAAAAGACTGATAAAGAAATTTATACGCGAAAATTATCATCTTTGCAAGAACAACAACAAGAATTAAGAAAAACTTTAAGCCAATTAAAAATCATTAAAGAAAAAGAAGATGAGAAAAAAATAGCCCAAAAACAAGAAAAAAATAAACCTAAAGATACTTCTAAACAGCAAGCTGGCACGAGTTTTCAAACAAGTAGTGTTAAGCGTTATAGTGGTGAAAAAACCATTGCTCCTTTGGAATCATATAGTGTTAAGCAAAAATTTGGAAACTATGTTGATCCTATATACAATATAAAAATTTATAATGAAAATGTGGTATTAAAAAGCACTACTCCAGATGCAGCAGTGAAAAATGTTTTAGATGGTAAAGTAGTTTTTGCAAAATCTACACCGACTTTAAAAAAAGTTGTGATTGTAGAAAACAAAGATGGAATTCATACAATTTATGCGCATTTAGATAAAATTGCACCAGGAGTTAAAGTAGGAAGAAATATCAAAAAAGGGTATATCATTGGAAGGGTAGAGAGTGATTTAACTTTTGAAGTAACTCAAAAAAATTATCACATAAATCCTTTAGAGATGATTAGGTAA
- a CDS encoding polyribonucleotide nucleotidyltransferase, with translation MEHVLNINNHIEIFETDKVAKQVAGAVLMREKNAVVLATVAREDKMVEEDFLPLTVQYIEKAYAAGKIPGGYVKRETKPSDYETLSARIIDRSLRPLFPKGYAYPTQIVVMVLSADSEVDLQVMSLNAASVALYLSDIAIKAPVCGVRIGKINDEFVLNPSNSELKSSTLDLYVAGVKDELLMIEMRALAGKKDGVHFMNELSEDETLRALNFASNAILRGSNAYEKAFAAYRKNSNLEYKVENDNEELINFVKNSYLTKLKIAINQMAKSERASEIFQIAKEIEKENIAVEKEWTLEDIQKALHVCKREIVRAQIINDGKRADGRGLKDIRKIDIETNILPSAHGSCLFTRGQTQALVVATLGGDNDAQMSDMLTEKNPICEKFMVNYNFPGFSVGEASPIKAPGRRELGHGNLAKRALHPSVDNDYAHTIRLVSEILESNGSSSMATVCGGSLALKAAGVPSVKLVAGVAMGLIFEEDKYAILTDIMGLEDHDGDMDFKVAGSLEGITALQMDIKLGGIEQKVLQEALYQAKEARAYILNLMQEANSKIIINEAILPKIEIFNIDSNKIPDIIGQGGKTIKEIIEKFEVSIDLDRDKGEVKISGSNKEMIEQSKEYILNLIHSKNTNKKRDKKEMPKFEIGEEFIGVVQKVVDFGVFVGLKDGVDGLLHNSKIKEKLELGNEVKVKVLEIKNGKVSLDLA, from the coding sequence CTCTTACTGTTCAATATATTGAAAAAGCATATGCTGCGGGTAAAATTCCAGGTGGGTATGTCAAAAGAGAAACCAAACCAAGTGATTATGAGACATTAAGTGCAAGGATAATTGATAGAAGTTTAAGACCATTATTTCCAAAAGGATATGCCTATCCAACGCAAATTGTGGTGATGGTTCTTTCTGCTGATAGTGAAGTAGATTTGCAGGTTATGAGTTTAAATGCAGCAAGTGTTGCGTTATATTTAAGTGACATTGCAATCAAAGCTCCAGTTTGTGGGGTAAGAATAGGTAAAATTAATGATGAATTTGTTTTAAATCCAAGCAATAGCGAGTTAAAATCTAGCACCTTAGATCTTTATGTAGCAGGTGTTAAAGATGAGCTTTTAATGATAGAGATGAGAGCTTTAGCTGGTAAAAAAGATGGTGTGCATTTTATGAATGAGCTTAGCGAAGATGAGACTTTAAGAGCGCTAAATTTTGCAAGTAATGCTATATTAAGAGGTTCTAATGCTTATGAAAAAGCTTTTGCTGCTTATAGAAAAAATTCAAATCTTGAGTATAAAGTTGAAAATGATAATGAAGAATTGATCAATTTTGTTAAAAATTCATATCTAACTAAACTCAAAATAGCCATTAATCAAATGGCAAAAAGCGAAAGAGCAAGTGAAATTTTTCAAATTGCTAAAGAAATTGAAAAAGAAAACATTGCTGTTGAAAAAGAATGGACTTTAGAAGATATCCAAAAAGCTTTACATGTGTGCAAAAGGGAAATTGTTAGAGCACAAATTATAAATGATGGTAAAAGAGCTGATGGTAGGGGTTTAAAAGATATTAGAAAGATTGATATTGAAACTAATATCTTACCAAGCGCACATGGATCTTGCTTATTTACTAGAGGGCAAACTCAAGCTTTGGTTGTAGCTACTTTGGGTGGGGATAATGATGCGCAAATGTCAGATATGCTTACAGAAAAAAATCCAATATGTGAAAAATTTATGGTTAATTATAATTTTCCAGGATTTTCAGTAGGCGAAGCAAGTCCTATAAAAGCTCCAGGTAGAAGAGAGCTAGGACATGGAAATTTGGCAAAAAGGGCTTTGCATCCTAGTGTGGATAATGATTATGCACATACTATTCGTTTGGTTTCAGAAATTTTAGAAAGTAATGGATCAAGCTCTATGGCTACAGTTTGTGGTGGTTCTTTGGCTTTAAAAGCTGCAGGCGTTCCTAGTGTAAAATTAGTAGCAGGTGTGGCTATGGGGCTTATTTTTGAAGAAGATAAATATGCTATATTAACTGATATTATGGGACTTGAAGATCATGATGGAGATATGGATTTTAAAGTTGCTGGAAGTTTAGAAGGTATCACTGCTTTGCAAATGGATATTAAGTTAGGTGGTATAGAGCAAAAGGTATTACAAGAAGCTTTATATCAAGCAAAAGAAGCAAGAGCTTATATTTTAAATTTAATGCAAGAAGCAAATTCTAAAATAATCATAAATGAAGCTATACTTCCAAAAATAGAAATTTTCAATATAGATTCAAATAAAATTCCAGACATTATAGGTCAAGGTGGAAAAACCATAAAAGAAATTATTGAAAAATTTGAAGTCAGCATTGATTTAGATAGGGATAAAGGTGAAGTAAAAATTTCTGGATCAAATAAAGAAATGATCGAGCAAAGCAAAGAATATATTTTAAATTTAATTCACTCAAAAAATACCAATAAAAAAAGGGATAAAAAAGAAATGCCTAAATTTGAAATCGGTGAAGAGTTTATAGGTGTGGTGCAAAAAGTAGTTGATTTTGGTGTTTTTGTAGGATTAAAAGATGGTGTAGATGGTTTATTGCACAATTCTAAGATCAAAGAAAAATTAGAGCTTGGTAATGAAGTAAAAGTGAAAGTTTTAGAGATTAAAAATGGCAAGGTCTCTTTAGATTTAGCTTAG
- the pyrH gene encoding UMP kinase — MSHKKKRVLVKFSGEALAGKNGFGIENSILKYIASEIKSLINEGVEVGIVIGGGNIIRGVSAARDGLIKRTSGDHMGMLATVINSIAMQEALESAGLDVRVQSAIQMEAFCETYIMRRAHRHLEKGRIVIFACGTGNPYFTTDTAATLRAVEIQADVIIKATKVDGIFDKDPNKFNDAKMLNELSYERALHDNIKVMDDTAIALAKDNALPIIVCNMFKEGNLLKIIRGDMSSCSIVKN, encoded by the coding sequence ATGAGTCACAAGAAGAAAAGAGTTTTGGTTAAATTTTCTGGAGAAGCTTTGGCAGGTAAAAATGGATTTGGTATTGAAAATTCTATTTTAAAATATATAGCTTCTGAGATTAAAAGTTTAATAAATGAAGGTGTTGAAGTAGGTATAGTAATTGGTGGTGGAAATATTATTAGAGGAGTTTCTGCTGCAAGAGATGGACTTATAAAGCGAACTAGTGGAGATCATATGGGTATGCTTGCTACGGTGATTAATTCCATAGCTATGCAAGAAGCCTTAGAAAGTGCTGGTTTGGATGTAAGGGTGCAAAGTGCTATACAAATGGAAGCTTTTTGTGAAACATATATCATGAGAAGAGCTCATAGGCATTTAGAAAAAGGTCGCATAGTTATTTTTGCTTGTGGGACAGGAAATCCTTATTTTACAACCGATACAGCAGCGACTTTAAGAGCTGTTGAAATTCAAGCTGATGTGATTATTAAAGCTACTAAAGTAGATGGAATTTTTGATAAAGATCCAAATAAATTTAATGATGCTAAAATGTTAAATGAATTAAGCTATGAAAGAGCTTTGCATGATAATATAAAAGTTATGGATGATACTGCTATAGCTTTAGCAAAGGATAATGCTTTGCCTATTATAGTGTGTAATATGTTTAAAGAAGGAAATTTACTTAAAATTATTAGAGGCGATATGAGCTCATGCTCTATTGTTAAAAATTAA
- a CDS encoding FtsW/RodA/SpoVE family cell cycle protein, with protein sequence MIKLDRRILTHFDFVQPILILPIIAISFLLIYEADVRLAEKQLVYTLVGFAGFAFFFFIPLRKLAWLIPVIYWINIVLLLSVDIFGVEKLGARRWLNVPFTDFTIQPSEIFKSSFILMLAYIIYQNPPPQNGYGLKQFLKLSFYILLPFLLIAGEPDLGTALILLIVGYGMLFIIGVNYKIWLTIFIAIAVASPIIYSDFLKPYQKQRIHDFLAEEPSYHVKQSIIAIGSGGLTGKQADEATQTHFKFLPISTSDFIFAYTVERFGFIGAVVIILLYILLIFHLLSLNYKLKDDYFTRVITNCIALFVFLYVAVNISMTIGFAPVVGIPMPFFSHGGSSFTTFMIFFGILQNLITFRYLAIEKAVKIKF encoded by the coding sequence TTGATAAAGCTTGATAGAAGAATTTTAACTCACTTTGATTTTGTTCAGCCTATACTTATTCTTCCTATTATTGCTATATCTTTTCTTTTGATATATGAAGCAGATGTGCGTTTAGCTGAAAAACAACTTGTATATACTTTAGTCGGATTTGCTGGATTTGCTTTTTTCTTTTTTATCCCGCTTAGAAAATTAGCATGGCTTATACCTGTTATTTATTGGATTAATATAGTTTTGCTTTTAAGTGTTGATATATTTGGTGTTGAAAAATTAGGGGCTAGAAGATGGCTTAATGTGCCTTTTACTGATTTTACCATACAACCTTCTGAAATTTTTAAATCCTCTTTTATATTAATGCTAGCTTATATAATCTATCAAAATCCACCACCGCAAAATGGTTATGGTTTAAAACAATTTTTAAAATTGAGTTTTTATATCTTGCTTCCGTTTTTACTCATAGCAGGAGAACCCGATCTTGGAACTGCTTTGATACTGCTGATAGTAGGCTATGGAATGCTTTTTATCATAGGAGTAAATTATAAAATTTGGCTTACTATTTTTATAGCTATAGCTGTGGCTTCCCCTATTATTTATAGTGACTTTTTAAAACCTTATCAAAAACAAAGAATTCATGATTTTTTAGCCGAAGAACCAAGCTATCATGTTAAACAATCCATCATTGCCATAGGAAGTGGCGGATTAACCGGAAAACAAGCTGATGAGGCTACACAAACTCATTTTAAATTTTTGCCTATTTCAACTAGTGATTTTATCTTTGCTTATACGGTTGAAAGGTTTGGTTTTATAGGTGCAGTGGTAATTATACTTCTTTATATTTTGCTTATATTTCACCTACTTAGCTTAAACTACAAGCTTAAAGATGATTATTTTACAAGAGTGATTACTAATTGTATTGCATTATTTGTATTTTTATATGTTGCTGTTAATATATCTATGACTATTGGATTTGCGCCTGTTGTTGGGATTCCTATGCCATTTTTTAGTCACGGGGGAAGTTCTTTTACCACCTTTATGATATTTTTTGGGATCTTGCAAAATTTAATTACCTTTAGATATCTAGCCATTGAAAAAGCAGTAAAAATAAAATTCTAA
- a CDS encoding cell division ATP-binding protein FtsE has translation MIEAKKLCLGYDELVIENASFSLKDNDFVFITGKSGSGKSTLLKSFYGDLEPIGGSLKVCGSDLIDISNAQLLQFRQKIGIIFQDYRLIQEFSVEKNVMLPLMIKGYSKNICKEQAAKLLKHVNLTFKADKKPAQLSGGEQQRVAMARALAHNPKLLLCDEPTGNLDEYSSDIIWTLLKSARELLGTCVVVVTHRIPTNLRLDYRRFNIENGRMNEIA, from the coding sequence ATGATAGAAGCTAAAAAGCTTTGTCTTGGTTATGATGAGCTTGTTATAGAAAATGCTAGTTTTTCGCTAAAAGATAATGATTTTGTTTTTATTACAGGTAAAAGCGGTAGTGGAAAATCAACCTTACTTAAGTCTTTTTATGGAGATTTAGAGCCAATTGGCGGGAGTTTAAAAGTGTGCGGTAGTGATTTGATAGATATTTCTAATGCACAGCTTTTGCAATTTAGACAAAAAATAGGGATTATTTTTCAAGATTATCGCTTGATTCAAGAATTTAGTGTAGAAAAAAATGTAATGCTACCTTTAATGATCAAAGGTTATAGTAAAAATATATGCAAAGAACAAGCTGCTAAACTTTTAAAACATGTAAATTTAACCTTTAAAGCAGATAAAAAACCAGCTCAACTTTCAGGAGGAGAACAACAACGAGTTGCTATGGCAAGAGCTTTAGCGCATAATCCAAAACTTCTTTTGTGTGATGAACCAACAGGAAACTTGGATGAATATTCTTCTGATATTATATGGACTTTGTTAAAATCAGCCAGAGAATTACTTGGAACTTGCGTAGTGGTGGTTACACATAGAATTCCTACAAATTTAAGACTTGATTATCGTCGCTTTAATATAGAAAATGGGAGGATGAATGAAATCGCTTAA